A stretch of DNA from Anopheles ziemanni chromosome 3, idAnoZiCoDA_A2_x.2, whole genome shotgun sequence:
GATGCGGCGAACagtgtgcagcagcagcagcagagacCACAGGCCCCGGCCACGGCACGTCCTCCGGCAAAGGCTGGTGCATGGGACATCCCACCGATACAGTGCTACGAACCGGAGGATGGTGTGTTCTACGCTCAGCTCGGTCCGACCGGTGGCAAGCAGGGATACCCAGCTATCACGGGTAAGGCGATGCCTCATTGCATCTTATGGAAAAGTATTGATAATGATTGTACTTCCGTTTTAGGACACGTTGGGTGGGGCATTTCTTGGTACATTAATGGGCTGCTCATTCCGGAAATCAACGTGGTACGAGGAAAGACATACACTTTCGTTGTGGAAGGAGGACTTGATCCGAACGTACCGGCTAAGTATCATCCGTTCTACATTACGGATGATTCCGTCGGTGGATATGAGCATCAATCGGAGGAGGATCGGAAAGTAAGTTCAGCTTCTGGTTTAGAATAGGTGTGGACTATTGATGTGGAAAAAGATCCTTAAATTAACAGAGAGCCTTTAATGACGATTTTGTAGACTTTACATTAATTTGTGAATTACATTTCTCAAATCTTTCTAGAACATCCGTATATTTGCTGGAGTGCATCGCAGCCGCAGTGGAAAGCTTGTTCCGACCGGTGTCGGCCGCCTCTGTAACTGGACGCCGAACCCTGACGGACCACCGGCGGACGAGTATCCATCTTTCGGTGCGTATCAGCGCAGTCTCTCTCTTAAGTGCGACGCAGGCGAGCCCGGTATTATCACCTGGACGCCAGATGCGGACACCCCGGATACGGTTTACTATCAGTGCTACACGCACCGCTACATTGGTTGGCGCATCAACGTGCACGACGCTTGCGACGTCGCCCAACCGAGCGAGCTAGATGAGGTGTATGTCGATCCAAACGAGGGCATTTCAGTGGAGGAATCGATTCGGCACGAGTCGAAAGTACTACCGGACAACTTCCTGCAGCAGCATGAGAACTTCTTGCAGAAGCACGAACTGGATCTGATCAAGCACCACAAGATGAACCCCGATGCGCCAAAACCGGATCAGGCGGGATTATTCGATGTTAATCTTGAGGAACATCCCGAGATGACACGCATCATCGAGGATGGTATTCGTGCGGCGGAAGAGTTGGAAGAGAAACTGCGGGCAAATCAGACCACCGGTTTTGAAGGTGGCGTTAATCAGACCATTGCTCATCAGCATGTACATCACCATCATACACATCATCATggaccacctccaccaccgggACATCGATATCCACCGGGAGCGCCACATCACCACGGGGGTTCAGTGAAACCGATTCTTTCGTCTTCCGGACTTCCGGTTTATCTTCGTCCACCGAACGGAGGACCGATGTTCCGTCCAGTGAAGCTACCCGTGCGGCGTCCAATCGGAATGGAACGACGTCCAGTAGCTGGGAGTCGTCCAACGCGTCCGTTTGTTATCCCCCAACCTTCGATGATCGTTAGCCATTATCAGAAACCGGTAGCTCCACTTATGCGTCCTTTCGTGAACAAGAACAAGCTACCGATGAAGGCCATCGCACCGATCCTCTTGCTGGGCGAACCGACCGAGATTAAGCCACCCTACCGTAAGGGCCCAGCAGTGGAGATGATGGTGGCCAAGCCACCGAAGCAGGTTGGTGGAATTGAGCAACAGCGTCCACCTAATGGGCAGCAGTCACCAGGTGGACCACCGTTCGCCCTACCGGACATGCCACCGCACCTAACCATGAGTCTGAAGAAGAACGAACCTGTACCGATTACACTTCCCATTCGGCACACGAAACCGGTAAAGGACACTCACAAACCAAATATCAAACCAATATTCAAGACAGCGGCCTATGAGAGTGTGCCTCACGGTGAGTCTAAGGGAGCGTACGAAGGATTAGCGGCTAACCATGGTTTTGAACCAAGCTCGGTCGTGGTAGAGAGCGGTTTTCGGCCGATCTACCGCCGTAAGGATGACTACGATCTGGAGTTTGAGGATAATCGGGCACACGAGCATGGATTCCAGCGGCGCCAGGATGACGACATCGATGAAGCGATCGAGAGCGACGCTCTAATGATCCACGATCAGGACGAACCTATTCGGCAGACTTTCGAACCGATGTTCATCCCATCCCCACTGGATAGTATGGCGATGGCTCACGTGAAAACATCCGCCTCGCCATCCTCTGGAGCATCGCGAGAGTCAGCGACCAAGCGTAATGTAGAGATCCTTCCCGATGAAACGGCCGACGTAGTGGAGGCAGATGAGGACTCGCTTGGAGCCGCTGCAAACGAGCGTGTCGATCCGTACTACCTTCCACCGATCGCCGGATCTGAGGGTTCGGTTGTCGCTTTTGACGGCAAAGCGGTACTAGACGTGTCCCTTTTGGGAAGTGCACCGGGTGACGCCGCGGATCCACTACCACCAGTAGGTTCTCCGGGAAGCTCGAAAACGGAGCAACTCGTCCGAGACACACCACAGTTTGGACCGTTCCGTGGTGAGATACCACCGATCGCGGCTTACCTCGCGCCGGACACGGTCGCCATCTATGGTACACGAGGATCCAACGCCGTTCAACCACCGGTTTCTGAGTACGCTAACCCACTGCTGCCGGGTGGAATCAATGCACAGGCGGATGGAGGTGCCAGTGGTGAGCAGCTTGGCTCTCTAGCATCCGCTAAGCCCATCTCGACGAAACTGTCCATCGTGAAGCCAATGGGTGCGCAAGAGTCCGCGGAAGAATCGAGTAGTGGACGGGCGCGTAGTAAACGTTCACCGCATCACCACCCGGACCATCATGGGGATAGCCACAATGATGGATGGCAACCACCGCAGACCAGTGCGGCTCGTCGTAGCTGGAGTAGTAGCCTACTGCTCTTCGTAGCTCCGGCGATCCTACTCCGATGAACCTTCGACCTGTAGTGGGACATGAGAGCCTCTGAGGGCGCTGCAGTATTAGAGTTAGAGGAATGTGTTAGAATaacgattttatttaatataacGACCGACTCGTTCAATGATGCTCGACTCCAGACGACTTCTGCAATGGTCGAGTAGATCAATCAGTAGTATTGTAAGGTAGGCGGGACGGTTGTAGATCATAGTGGTCTAGGACATGGGCTCTCTAGGAGTTGTGAGGGTCGGAAAAAGTACACGTTGGAACCATCCGTTGTGGGTTGTAAATAAAGATGAAGATCCTtcacaaataaacataaacaagtaTTTAATACTAAGTACACCCTATGTAGGGTAACCGTTTTTTGCAAAGTTTTTATAAGATTCAATATTTATCATATGAAGGTACCAAAAtcaaaagtttttaatatttagtAGAACTTGGTCTCCCATGGTTACGCAcaagattgttttttattattctccgTATATACTATATCAGTCAAGGACAAACTGTCTCTTTCTTTGTCATTTAAAATctttaatgtgtttttcttgtttgaagTATAATGAATCGTTTTGTATTAAATCTTCAAGCGTCGGCGCAGCAACCTCAGAATACCTTCTCGGCCGTCCATCTGCGCGTAATAGAGGGGCGTTAGGCGCAAACGGTCCTTCACCTTCAGCCGACACTTGCGCTCGAGTAGGTGGCGCACAATTTCGATCGAGGCGCGCATATATATCGCACGGAAGATCAACGTCCACTGGCATCGATCACGCGCCTCCTGACTGATACCCTGCGCAAGTACGTACTTCACCATCGCCAGGTCGTCCGTGTCGATCGCATAATGGCCGATGGTCATTCCGACGCAGTTCTGTGCCTGCACGTTCGCACCTTTTTCGATCAAGTGTCGCACCAGAGCCAGATTGCGTCGGTATACCGCCAGGTGAAGTGGAGTGACGCTCGTATCCGGTACGCCCTGATCGATGTTAGCACCTCCATCCAGCAGTACGTTCACTAGGTCCAGGTTTCCGCTGCGCACGGCCAGGTAGAGGAACGTTTCCCCATGTACGGGCACGTTGACCAACTCGGGGCGAGCATGCAGAAGCCGTCGTACTAGTCCCGGTTGGCTCTTCTTCACCGCCCGGTAGAGTCCCATCGTGGATGGTACGTTCGGGAGTGTGCAAGCCTTGAAGATGGGTGACTGGTAGGCGTACTGGAAGTCGGCACCATCAGTCGGCTGATGTAGGATACTTGCACGGAACGAGTAGCAAAGGTTCTGCTCTAGACAACGCACGGTCAACGTCGTCCCGGTACCCCAGTACACCATCTCCCACTGATCGCGCTTGACACTGTAGCACTTTTCCACCTTGAACAGATCGTACGGCACATCGAGAGGATTGCGGAAGGTCCACTGGAAACTGATGGATGCCGTAGTTTGCTTTACCAGCGCGATTTCGAACCAATCGTCTGAGGAGAGCACTTTAAGCGGCATCGTTTTAGTTGGTCCATTAACTCTTTCAAGCACTGCCGTTTAATCAATAACCGTGACTTCGGTGTGACGGGTTCCTAAGGCGACAAGGCGCGGACCTGCGCTTTGAGTATTAGGTCTGTTAACTGTGTGTTTGAAGCGGTTTGTTTGATGTCATCTACGAGAACATAGCAAGAGATTAGGATTAATTTCTTTAAAGAAATTGCATTGACCACCATCTCTCGCTATTCCAATAACTTTCCAAATAGTTCAAAGATTTcagttattttaaatgaagTCCAACGAGAACATATCGCATAGCGTCATCTGTGGGTCGATAGGCTCAAGCTCAAGCTCCAAACTTGGTAGCTTTCAGGATAAAACTTTCGATTCAACTGCTTCTCGTTCGATTCATCGACGTAACCAGAGTTACAGTAAACACCACAGGGAGCCATTTGGTGCGATGATTTATCGTTGTCCTGCCGGTGGCCACCGGAGACTAGCCGAATGATCCCCCGTCCTATCGAGCGCCTCAACCCAACCGTGGGTTTTTGCTGGCAAATGGAGTGTAAATTATTTACCACACCCTGGAATCAATATTCTTCCGCATGGCAGCCTTTTTCCGATAGCGCTATCGAGAACCTCCCCCGGTTTGGGCTTCCCGATGTCAAGTGGATGAGTCGTTCGTCATTTCTCAGTCCGTCCGTCCccaaccacctccaccactTGGCCGTGGGGCACGTCATTAAATGCAATCCCCTCAACTGAGGATTTCGCGCATCGACGGAGCGtgaaggtaaaaaataaaaagggcgGGAAAGAAGGACCAACCCGCTTGTGTGTGtacattttttcctccttggcgttgttgttgttgtggctgGGGGTGTTggtgagtttgtgtgaccaCGGGTGACCGACTTTGGGTGACGAAGTATGGGATGGAAAAGGATTGATTTAAGTCGAGCAAACGAAGCACTAAGCACCACGATAAGCTCGAACTCGGGGTTCTCCAGCTTTTCCGAgcatcgttttcgttttttcatcttcttttgtttgttgttcatcTCATCCTTGGTGCTTCCGAAAACGGGGGCGCTAACGGGGAAAAATAGTTCTAATCAATCTTCATTATCATCGCTCCGTTTAAGGGCTGGCCTCGATTGAAGAGTTCGGGTCAGCACGCTAGCGAAAGCGAGCTTTCTCGGGTGATGGAGCGGTAGCGAAATATTTGCTGCATAATTACTTCCCCGAAACGCATTACATGGTCAACACAACAGCTGTAATTGAAACTAATATTAAACAGCTTTCCCGAGAACTGAACCTTCTATTAAGTCGGCTGGAACTAATATTGATCTATTAACACTTGGCGGGTTGAGTTTCTCGAGGAGCAGAAGAAGACGACCAATTTCCGTTTCAAAGAGAAGGTTATGCTATCGGTTTCTTTGATCCTAGCATATGTCCTTTAATAGTCTGCAGATGAATGATAAATTTCCGCCCAAGAAATGCtgtgttttccttgtttttcgaTCACAATTGCTGCCTTTCGATTCCGGTTCCGTTTGATTTCTTCCttgctttctctctttctcttcatTGAAGTTTAGCTTAATTTTCCGCAGCATCCGATGGATCAGCCTGTTTTAGACGATTCTGTGTGATATGGGTTTCCTATGTTTCCCGCATTTCCGAGTCATGTGCTTCTCCACAAACGACAAGTGTAGATTCAGGAAGGAGTAAACATTACAACTTATAAAACGTGCTCATGATTGATAAGAAATTGTATAAATGCTTACAAAATGGAAGGTTAagataaggaaaaacaaaagtgtcTATAACAAAACAGCtgtttataaattaaaaaggaaaacaaaattcctCGACGTTTGATCTAACCTGTTCGGCCACTTCCAGGAAGAAAGTAgcaaagtttttatttacccGACGTCTaacttccatttccatttccatttcaacgGACCATGTTTCACTTGGGAGGTAGTTCTTCTCGACAGTATCGGTTTAACGATAGAACAAGCTTTATTTAAAGACTAATATTTCACAGAAATACACCCATCCCAGCCGCCTGCCCGTCCGTCCGCCCCCCTGTTCAAACCGAAATCAAAGTTTTCCTTCGTGGTTGTGTATTAATTTTTCCCAGGAATTCACCACACTTGTCCTAGGATGCGCCTGCTCAAGGCGCTCGCTTCGCTTTACCAGTATCGGAAATGATTTACGGCCGCACAACGAACTGACATCTCAAATTTAGTGGAAAATAGAGAAAATTTTATTCCGGTCTCCAGCGCCTTCCCGCGTCCCAGAAGCCGGTGGGTGGCTGGGTTGCTGGCGCTTTCGTGTGATTCGAGATTGTCCGGCGCTCGAACGTTGCCGGGGTTATGCTGGTATTTCACGAGTTCGACTCGAAAGGAATCTGACGGAATGGAGGAGgagagggaggaggggggttGATAAGGCCCGTTTCCGGACCTTATACTTTCAAATTAAACTGTCTCCGCTCTCCTCCTCAAAACCACTCGTGGATGATCACACAAGCTGCGCCCCCGATAAGGCAGCTCCCGGGGGTTGGGGAACCTTTTTCGAAAATTGATTTCCCGCTCGGTGGgcaacggttttttttccccgggaaGCTGGGAAACGTCCAGCATGGTGTTGACCATTTTCCCGGCATCGAAAGTCACATCCAAGTCCAGCGTTTGAAAAGGCGCACGGTTTAGGGACGGCTTTTTCTCGACGGAGCGCTGATAAGCACCGGCAAAGTGTGGCATTAAATTTCGCCCGTTGAGCGCTCTTTTCAGCCATCTTCAAACCGGTGCGCTTCCACAAAGAATTGTCGTTGGTGCCGTCGTAAATATGGCATTAAACTAGGATGTGTTTATATCGTTCCGCCCGCAAAACGTTCGCGGGTCGCAGAGTGGAGTGGTTTTGCCGCTGCCAAACTTTTTACCTACCACGGCGAAGGGGGTTTGTCGCTTGCCCCGTTGCCGGCAGTTCGTCGTCATTCCATTCAGCCCTAAGTGCAAAGTTTCGCGCTCGCCGACCCACGCCGTTACCTGGATGGATGCCACAATGGATGACCATCCGGGATGGTGCCTTTCTCCGCTGTCCACCGCCATCACGGCTGGCGGGACATTCCGGGAGGATACTTGGAGGGTAAAAAGATACGAAAAAGACCGAGAAGAAAGAGACATATACTCtttattttaggcacttcCGGGGGACACCGACGGACGGGGGCTCGCGaggaattttatattttgagaCCATTTACTTCCACCCCGTGTTTCTAGCGGCATCCTCTAGCCGGGCCCGGTCCCGAGCAGggtgttttcccattttcacaTTTCGCCAAACGGTGGCGTCCTACCTAACCTAACTTTTATTTATGCGCATTTACTGGTGgtagcgtttttgtttttcttttccggcttttctCTTGTTCCAGTTCTTTGCCGTTGTCTATGTGTTAGAAATTTTCTCTATTCCTTCCCTCCCTGTCACCCATTCATTAGGTGTCCCGTGACTTTCCCGTGGTTCTTCTCCAACGGCGGGGGATTTACAGTTGACCCCGGTGCAAAGTTAAATATCATTAACCGGTAGGTTTGATGGTCGCGGTGCAATATTTATGTCCAAGTCGGTAGACCGTTTCCTCTACCTCGCATTCATTCGGAAAGGGCACGGAAGGTCAATGcggtgctttgttttattagcAACATTCGATTTTGTTATTTCCTCTTAGGAAAAAGCCATCTTCCACATCCCTCAGCATCAATCGTTTTATAGCTCTTACCTATGGGAGATTTTTGTCGAATAACATTAGAAACACCATTTCTCTTGCTCAGTATTCAAGCTCTTGCTAGATCCTTTTTTCCGCACAACTTCCAAAGTCCGGCTCCGGTTCCTTCAGGTGGAAAAATGCGCTTCCAAAACAGATTGAAAAGCACATCCCTTTTGCAGATGGCACACGCCCTTCGTTTTCATACCCTTTACTGCATAAAATACACCTGCTTTAGCAAAAGAAGGTCCCCCTGCTTCATAGGCGCACCGTTGCCGGGCAAGCGGAAAAGGATTCGGTTCCAAAAATATGCCTTTTGCAGTTGCCAACCCTTTCCGAGCAAACCAAGCGGGCGAAGGGTTTTGTGGGCCACACGAGCGATTTGTCGGTTAGTGATTATGTTAAAAGgagtatatttttttctccattggGAAACAGACCCCAATTGACCTTCAATTTTGAAGATGTGTGCGTCTCCATTTGGCAGATAATAAATGAATTCATTCATAATGCGATCTAGGTGAGGTGAGCAGGGGACGAGGAGCGTATGAAATGGTTTGGACATAATCGGCAAATTCCATCGTGCTCGGTTCTTTGGAAGGGTGAAAAGGATCGACAAATTACATTAAGTGATAGGCCTGAGGAATGAGATGAAAGGATGAGGGAGGGATAGTGTGGAAGAGAATATTAAATAGATTGCGTATAAATAGCTCTATTGCATTGGAGTGAGATTGGGTGAATTTTAATAAACGACTCTTTTTTATGTCGATTACAGAACATAATACACATCCAATTTTCTATGTGGAGGCTTATCAAGAGATTAAAATTTGCCTCTACCCATATTTAATGTGCTGATTTTTACTATACCtgaataaacaacaaaactgtTCATGACCAATCGTTAAATCTTACACGAACAGCATATTTAGGTTTTAATCTTGTGTATTTATAGTATTTTATCTGATTTGAAAAGTGCGTTATTTTTGCAGGTAtaataaatattgaaatatgGAACAGTTCCCTTCCGGTGGTGTAGTTTCCACCTCGTTATGGAAGGAATTGTTCCATTCTTTTGCTCCACAACAtcgcatttttgtttcatcataAAAGGCGCATCGTTTCCTATTGCCAGACATCAAACCGGAAGTGCGTTGCGAGGAATAATTCTTCCGACACCCGCACAGGCACTAACACACTCCCGCCCAATATACCACCACTAGCGATCCCGATCGGTGCGTTCGCGTGAAGCGCAAGGATCAAAGCGAAAGTACTGCGACAGCACTTTCCGCTTGTGCCTGTGAACTGTGGGGAAACATTCCGCTGCGTACCGGAACCCGTACCACCGGCAATGGCCGAATGGCACCGATGGCGAACGGTTCTGCCACATTCCCGGCACAATTTCCTGCATCGCGCGGTATGCTGGAAAAACCTTCCAGCACGGGCTGGAAGAGTAGGACAACCATTGTGCCTTGCAGTGAAACTTTATTATTTCCACTTATTTACATACCCCGCTTTTCCGTGCTGCCCGGAACAACGTCTAGCTGGAGGATACGCGCTAAAAACTGTCAACCCTTGTGATGCCCCGTGGAGTACTAGCAGCACTAGGTGGATGAGGATGAAACCGCCAGAAACATCCAGAGCGGGTGCGGGAGTGGAGCAATAGAGCTATAAACTAGAGAACAGGAAGCGAGGCACCAAGTGCGGGAGGGATGCAGATGGCAGTAAGGAAATGGTGCCCAGCGATATTAAGAAAAATTCTGCAGCCAACGCGGGTTAACGGGTGGTTCGAGGGATGGGGCAACTGGAGCGTGAATTGGTTGGGGTTTTGGTAACACAAGTATCCGAATTTGCTGATCTAAGGCGAAAGGGTATCTAGGAGAATTTTTGGTTACATAGTGAACATACTGTCTTTTAcgggaatgaaacaaaaaatgtatcaAGAAGGTTCGTTTTAAGTAACCATTCTCAGGTTTCGTTCTACAACGTCACAATGGGATGCTTCAATAGgagaaatagaagaaaaatattaaaacgctTTGAGAAATAGTGATGCTTCTGTGTTGAAACACAACAATTTTTGGGAATTTATATTAAATGGTTAGTTAAGTGtatttttgttataaaatCTATTATAACACACATAAGATTGCAAAGTTGAAGAGAAAAgctaattttatgttttaagaGCATAGACAAAACATTGTGATGGCTAGAAACAAGGACTAGTTAgcccttttttaattttgaacatAAATTTAGCTACATTTCTACAATCTATACGCCAATTTAACAAGTTTAACCTGTAGTGGAATAATGGTTCATCCAATATCGATGGATCATATAAACACTAGGTAAGGAAAAACTTTAGAGAAACACAGTGTATACGTGTTCGATGGTGTACAAAATATT
This window harbors:
- the LOC131288542 gene encoding putative ankyrin repeat protein RF_0381, whose product is MPLKVLSSDDWFEIALVKQTTASISFQWTFRNPLDVPYDLFKVEKCYSVKRDQWEMVYWGTGTTLTVRCLEQNLCYSFRASILHQPTDGADFQYAYQSPIFKACTLPNVPSTMGLYRAVKKSQPGLVRRLLHARPELVNVPVHGETFLYLAVRSGNLDLVNVLLDGGANIDQGVPDTSVTPLHLAVYRRNLALVRHLIEKGANVQAQNCVGMTIGHYAIDTDDLAMVKYVLAQGISQEARDRCQWTLIFRAIYMRASIEIVRHLLERKCRLKVKDRLRLTPLYYAQMDGREGILRLLRRRLKI
- the LOC131284615 gene encoding protein Skeletor, isoforms B/C: MATSTSIAIAVLPVICLLVAQANGLQGYYGTKIGDLTELHHGVSGSVYAVDARTLFLKNFNYDGEGPAAYFYVGNTRAPSNKGAHRLRDERGRAGVLRRYRNEDITLSLPEGKTLRDLRWFSIWCDDFSVNFGDVQIRNDLDFPRPTKIAGLSGVHDVSSDNIVIVDAQTLLVPNFSYDGEAPDAKFWVGRGAAPTSQGIRIPDENGKETPLRRYDKKTIVLTLPGDLTVFDIGHFGVWCEAFTVDFGHVRIPDQINVPPSLKMLGISPQSKLNCEVLLDDLAFEVRWAVAGESVVVQLVAKLDDGEYMSFGVSPNPQQSQMIGADVAVVWVDKATGKGYAQDYYLDAKSQCSGGRGSCPDTRITESSNSIRLLNAAMVNGYSIVTYQRPLRASDHLDLPIFTNASQAIIWAVGPLNQRYEVSYHSHYLKGTKMVDFGRQPYWNCPTPESDQNRGTPEPAYGGPQAPQKLASSSNYGGGNRREDAANSVQQQQQRPQAPATARPPAKAGAWDIPPIQCYEPEDGVFYAQLGPTGGKQGYPAITGHVGWGISWYINGLLIPEINVVRGKTYTFVVEGGLDPNVPAKYHPFYITDDSVGGYEHQSEEDRKNIRIFAGVHRSRSGKLVPTGVGRLCNWTPNPDGPPADEYPSFGAYQRSLSLKCDAGEPGIITWTPDADTPDTVYYQCYTHRYIGWRINVHDACDVAQPSELDEVYVDPNEGISVEESIRHESKVLPDNFLQQHENFLQKHELDLIKHHKMNPDAPKPDQAGLFDVNLEEHPEMTRIIEDGIRAAEELEEKLRANQTTGFEGGVNQTIAHQHVHHHHTHHHGPPPPPGHRYPPGAPHHHGGSVKPILSSSGLPVYLRPPNGGPMFRPVKLPVRRPIGMERRPVAGSRPTRPFVIPQPSMIVSHYQKPVAPLMRPFVNKNKLPMKAIAPILLLGEPTEIKPPYRKGPAVEMMVAKPPKQVGGIEQQRPPNGQQSPGGPPFALPDMPPHLTMSLKKNEPVPITLPIRHTKPVKDTHKPNIKPIFKTAAYESVPHGESKGAYEGLAANHGFEPSSVVVESGFRPIYRRKDDYDLEFEDNRAHEHGFQRRQDDDIDEAIESDALMIHDQDEPIRQTFEPMFIPSPLDSMAMAHVKTSASPSSGASRESATKRNVEILPDETADVVEADEDSLGAAANERVDPYYLPPIAGSEGSVVAFDGKAVLDVSLLGSAPGDAADPLPPVGSPGSSKTEQLVRDTPQFGPFRGEIPPIAAYLAPDTVAIYGTRGSNAVQPPVSEYANPLLPGGINAQADGGASGEQLGSLASAKPISTKLSIVKPMGAQESAEESSSGRARSKRSPHHHPDHHGDSHNDGWQPPQTSAARRSWSSSLLLFVAPAILLR